One window from the genome of Salvia miltiorrhiza cultivar Shanhuang (shh) chromosome 7, IMPLAD_Smil_shh, whole genome shotgun sequence encodes:
- the LOC130995768 gene encoding PH, RCC1 and FYVE domains-containing protein 1 isoform X2 → MADSQRHSVVERDIDQAITSLKKGAHLLKYGRRGKPKFCPFRLSTDESTLIWYYGKDEKRLELRHVSRIIPGQRTAVFQRYPRPEKEYQSFSLIHNDRSLDLICKDKDEAEVWFVGLKALIARGSHRKVRNEAKSETASSESPRVWRVSRSSSFFAQDLGEPQRLDNTPHSRLGKVFAEVLSFTAASKNHQLAESPAHALTPQSAGAAENSNSRTSGTETIRVSLSSALSSSSQGSYNEDFDNLGDVFIWGEGTGSGVMGGGLIRIKESSNKKTDALVPKALESTGVLDVQHIACGQRHAVLVTKQGEIFSWGEEAGGRLGHGMEADIFHPKLVETLNGKSIEMVACGDYHTCAVTFSGDLYTWGDGSSSCGLLGHGSDVSHWIPKRVNGPIDGFQITFVSCGPWHTALLTSTGHLFTFGDGTFGALGHGDRSGTSIPREVEALKGLHAQHVACGVWHTAAVVKLVSVSCTTGQGSSNSSAGKLYAWGDGEYGQLGHGDDKPRLVPERISSLVDIDFSQVACGNNLTVALTTSGKVYTMGKDGKAPTCIKDSIANCCVEEIACGSHHIAVLTSKAEVYTWGKGANGQLGHGDNEDRDTPTLVTFLKEKQVKSIACGSNFTAVICLHKWISSADISVCSGCHNPFNFMRKRHNCYNCGLGICTACSTRKSVKASLAPSMNKPYRVCDDCFTKLQKTSDSASVPRVPYVKSASTVHKLSDIPERESGIPRLPGSMSRLSFTESLKCDRMSSFSVKPESVDNRVFPLQNGNMPRPSTSSKSPSSPHGSSPGSLSFIVHDSRVFPQSPSPVLGKSPRRSATPSPSPSLSFRTPEATPDELRSSNDSLSMEVKSLRAQVERLSTRSHFLESELERKSQQLKEVAARAADEAEKSQAAKEVIKSLTAQLKEMAVRAPKKQVVCSHLDSEEMSNDTNGPSNGGVVTIKPSPKSEPSGSSSAPLSNGTEAQVQKSERTIQDEPGVYITLASLQNGINELRRVRFRRQYTEEQAEKWWSENGTRVCEQHNIRTT, encoded by the exons ATGGCTGATTCGCAGAGGCATAGTGTTGTCGAAAGAGACATTGATCAG GCCATTACATCCCTTAAGAAAGGGGCACACTTGTTGAAGTATGGTCGGAGAGGGAAGCCAAAGTTCTGTCCTTTTCGACTTTCCAC GGACGAGTCTACCTTGATATGGTATTATGGAAAAGATGAGAAACGCCTTGAGCTGCGCCATGTTTCCAGGATAATTCCTGGGCAGAGGACT GCAGTATTTCAGCGGTATCCTCGACCTGAGAAGGAATACCAATCATTTTCTCTTATACATAATGACAGATCCTTGGATTTG ATATGTAAAGATAAGGATGAAGCTGAGGTTTGGTTTGTTGGTTTAAAAGCTCTTATCGCGCGTGGTAGCCACAGGAAAGTAAGAAATGAAGCAAAGAGCGAAACTGCATCATCAGAAAGTCCTCGTGTTTGGAGGGTTTCGCGATCAAGTTCATTT TTTGCTCAGGATCTGGGCGAGCCCCAACGATTGGATAACACGCCTCATAGCAGATTAGGAAAAGTATTTGCTGAGGTTTTGTCGTTCACTGCTGCAAGCAAGAATCACCAACTGGCCGAGTCCCCTGCGCATGCTCTCACTCCGCAGTCTGCTGGAGCCGCAGAAAACTCAAATTCCCGAACTTCTGGGACTGAAACAATCAGGGTGAGCCTCTCTAGTGCTCTAAGTTCATCGAGTCAAGGTTCGTATAATGAGGATTTTGATAACTTGGGTGATGTTTTCATCTGGGGAGAAGGCACTGGCAGCGGAGTGATGGGAGGCGGTCTGATTAGAATTAAAGAATCGTCTAATAAGAAAACCGATGCTCTAGTGCCCAAGGCCTTGGAGTCGACAGGGGTACTTGATGTGCAACACATTGCTTGTGGGCAGAGGCACGCCGTTTTAGTCACTAAACAAGGGGAGATATTCAGCTGGGGCGAGGAGGCTGGAGGGAGGCTGGGGCATGGCATGGAAGCGGACATTTTCCACCCAAAGCTCGTTGAAACACTTAATGGGAAGAGCATTGAAATGGTAGCATGTGGTGATTATCATACCTGTGCAGTTACATTTTCGGGCGACCTGTACACTTGGGGCGATGGATCTTCTAGCTGTGGTTTGCTCGGGCACGGAAGTGATGTGAGTCACTGGATCCCCAAACGGGTCAATGGCCCTATTGACGGCTTCCAAATCACATTCGTCTCTTGTGGGCCTTGGCATACGGCTCTCCTTACCTCTACTGGCCACTTGTTTACATTTGGAGATGGAACGTTCGGTGCATTAGGCCATGGTGATCGTAGTGGAACCAGCATTCCACGAGAAGTGGAAGCTTTGAAGGGACTGCATGCACAGCATGTTGCTTGTGGTGTATGGCACACTGCAGCAGTTGTTAAACTAGTATCTGTATCTTGCACCACCGGGCAAGGGTCAAGCAATTCCTCTGCTGGAAAGCTGTACGCATGGGGGGACGGAGAATACGGGCAGCTAGGGCATGGTGACGATAAACCAAGGCTAGTTCCCGAACGTATATCTTCGTTGGTTGACATTGATTTTTCTCAGGTAGCCTGTGGGAACAACCTCACTGTTGCTCTAACCACCTCAGGAAAAGTATACACCATGGGAAAAGATGGAAAGGCTCCAACTTGTATAAAAGATAGCATTGCAAACTGTTGTGTGGAAGAGATTGCTTGTGGCTCACATCACATTGCAGTTTTGACTTCGAAAGCAGAAGTCTATACATGGGGTAAAGGTGCTAATGGTCAGCTTGGGCACGGTGACAACGAAGACAGAGACACACCCACACTTGTCACCTTCTTGAAGGAGAAGCAAGTGAAAAGCATAGCATGCGGCTCGAATTTCACTGCTGTGATATGCCTTCATAAATGGATATCTAGTGCAGATATCTCTGTGTGCTCTGGTTGTCATAACCCTTTCAATTTTATGCGAAAACGCCACAACTGTTACAACTGTGGGCTTGGCATTTGCACGGCATGCAGCACTAGGAAGTCGGTTAAAGCCTCGTTAGCTCCCAGCATGAACAAGCCGTATCGCGTTTGTGATGATTGTTTTACCAAATTGCAGAAGACCTCGGATTCTGCATCTGTTCCCCGTGTTCCTTATGTTAAAAGCGCAAGTACAGTACATAAGCTCAGTGATATCCCCGAACGGGAGAGTGGGATTCCCCGTTTGCCCGGAAGTATGTCCAGGCTTTCATTTACCGAGTCACTGAAGTGTGACAGAATGTCCTCATTCAGTGTGAAGCCTGAATCAGTTGATAACCGCGTCTTTCCTCTTCAGAATGGGAATATGCCGAGGCCTAGCACTTCTTCAAAATCGCCATCAAGCCCGCACGGGTCTTCACCGGGCTCGCTCTCATTTATCGTGCATGATTCTAGAGTATTTCCTCAGTCACCTTCCCCGGTACTAGGGAAGAGCCCTCGGAGGTCAGCAACCCCATCACCGTCTCCATCTCTCTCATTTCGAACACCTGAAGCGACTCCGGATGAACTAAGGAGTAGCAATGATAGCCTAAGCATGGAGGTCAAAAGTTTAAGGGCACAG GTGGAAAGACTTTCAACCAGATCACACTTTCTAGAATCTGAACTCGAAAGAAAATCACAGCAATTGAAGGAGGTGGCTGCGCGGGCAGCTGATGAAGCTGAGAAAAGCCAGGCCGCGAAAGAAGTGATTAAGTCGCTCACTGCTCAG TTAAAAGAGATGGCTGTGAGAGCACCAAAGAAACAAGTTGTGTGCAGCCACTTGGATAGTGAGGAGATGAGCAATGACACTAACGGTCCATCCAACGGGGGCGTTGTGACGATCAAACCTTCTCCAAAGAGCGAGCCTAGTGGCAGTTCATCTGCACCACTATCCAACGGTACTGAAGCCCAAGTACAGAAATCAGAGCGGACTATACAAGACGAGCCTGGCGTGTACATAACTCTTGCCTCATTGCAGAATGGCATCAATGAACTAAGACGAGTTCGATTCAG GAGACAGTACACAGAGGAACAAGCAGAGAAGTGGTGGTCTGAAAATGGGACGAGGGTATGCGAGCAACACAACATCAGAACGACGTAG
- the LOC130995766 gene encoding protein GAMETE CELL DEFECTIVE 1, mitochondrial isoform X2: protein MMMRRLASVVKTHNLNPNTAAVRPLSTKRTSKTGEEEWNDAWETAWLPDDLSGKSSRAPWESDVSFSLPAAAENPQTAISSPPEEIDTETKAFVEDMNDNWDQRKGKSAKKDSDRNAESSSTSSQSSSLYSLENIKRDYRLTKQKIHASLWAKEIEKQEEAKLGNFVSGADDIEKLLDSASEIFDSAPGNPKIGGSEFKNKPDGWETTSKNPDGNVWDMSQREEDILVQEFERRIAFNKFQIASFIKQHIFSRRRPVDGWKYMIEVIGPNAKKGKGSVARIPSVSDESTQPYREDKVPFAGTYPSQKRR, encoded by the exons ATGATGATGCGCAGACTAGCCTCCGTCGTGAAAACCCACAACCTAAACCCTAACACCGCCGCCGTCCGCCCTCTCTCGACCAAACGAACTTCCAAAACCGGTGAGGAAGAGTGGAATGACGCGTGGGAAACTGCCTGGCTTCCCGACGACCTCTCGGGCAAATCCTCCCGCGCCCCATGGGAATCTGACGTCAGCTTCTCCCTCCCTGCCGCCGCGGAGAATCCCCAAACTGCAATCTCCTCCCCGCCGGAAGAAATCGACACCGAGACCAAGGCTTTCGTGGAGGACATGAACGATAATTGGGACCAGAGGAAGGGCAAATCGGCGAAGAAGGATTCTGATCGAAATGCGGAATCCTCTTCCACCTCCTCCCAATCTTCTTCTCTCTACAGCTTAGAGAATATTAAGAGGGATTATCGGCTGACGAAGCAGAAAATCCACGCCAGCCTGTGGGCGAAGGAGATTGAGAAACAGGAGGAGGCTAAGTTGGGGAATTTCGTCTCCGGCGCCGACGACATCGAGAAATTGCTCGATAGCGCCTCCGA GATATTTGATTCTGCACCTGGAAACCCCAAAATTGGTGGCTCCGAGTTCAAAAACAAGCCTGATGGCTGGGAAACCACGTCGAAAAATCCAGATGGTAATGTATGGGATATGTCACAGAGGGAAGAAGACATCTTGGTTCAAGAGTTTGAGCGTCGCATTGCCTTCAATAAGTTCCAG ATTGCAAGCTTCATAAAACAACACATATTTAGCCGAAGGAGGCCTGTGGATGGATGGAAATACATGATCGAAGTTATAGGGCCGAATGCAAAGAAAGGCAAGGGAAGTGTCGCAAGAATTCCTAGTGTCTCAGATGAATCAACTCAACCTTATAGAGAGGACAAGGTTCCTTTTGCCGGTACTTACCCTTCCCAAAAAAGGCGATGA
- the LOC130995768 gene encoding PH, RCC1 and FYVE domains-containing protein 1 isoform X1, which produces MADSQRHSVVERDIDQAITSLKKGAHLLKYGRRGKPKFCPFRLSTDESTLIWYYGKDEKRLELRHVSRIIPGQRTAVFQRYPRPEKEYQSFSLIHNDRSLDLICKDKDEAEVWFVGLKALIARGSHRKVRNEAKSETASSESPRVWRVSRSSSFFAQDLGEPQRLDNTPHSRLGKVFAEVLSFTAASKNHQLAESPAHALTPQSAGAAENSNSRTSGTETIRVSLSSALSSSSQGSYNEDFDNLGDVFIWGEGTGSGVMGGGLIRIKESSNKKTDALVPKALESTGVLDVQHIACGQRHAVLVTKQGEIFSWGEEAGGRLGHGMEADIFHPKLVETLNGKSIEMVACGDYHTCAVTFSGDLYTWGDGSSSCGLLGHGSDVSHWIPKRVNGPIDGFQITFVSCGPWHTALLTSTGHLFTFGDGTFGALGHGDRSGTSIPREVEALKGLHAQHVACGVWHTAAVVKLVSVSCTTGQGSSNSSAGKLYAWGDGEYGQLGHGDDKPRLVPERISSLVDIDFSQVACGNNLTVALTTSGKVYTMGKDGKAPTCIKDSIANCCVEEIACGSHHIAVLTSKAEVYTWGKGANGQLGHGDNEDRDTPTLVTFLKEKQVKSIACGSNFTAVICLHKWISSADISVCSGCHNPFNFMRKRHNCYNCGLGICTACSTRKSVKASLAPSMNKPYRVCDDCFTKLQKTSDSASVPRVPYVKSASTVHKLSDIPERESGIPRLPGSMSRLSFTESLKCDRMSSFSVKPESVDNRVFPLQNGNMPRPSTSSKSPSSPHGSSPGSLSFIVHDSRVFPQSPSPVLGKSPRRSATPSPSPSLSFRTPEATPDELRSSNDSLSMEVKSLRAQVERLSTRSHFLESELERKSQQLKEVAARAADEAEKSQAAKEVIKSLTAQLKEMAVRAPKKQVVCSHLDSEEMSNDTNGPSNGGVVTIKPSPKSEPSGSSSAPLSNGTEAQVQKSERTIQDEPGVYITLASLQNGINELRRVRFSRRQYTEEQAEKWWSENGTRVCEQHNIRTT; this is translated from the exons ATGGCTGATTCGCAGAGGCATAGTGTTGTCGAAAGAGACATTGATCAG GCCATTACATCCCTTAAGAAAGGGGCACACTTGTTGAAGTATGGTCGGAGAGGGAAGCCAAAGTTCTGTCCTTTTCGACTTTCCACAG ACGAGTCTACCTTGATATGGTATTATGGAAAAGATGAGAAACGCCTTGAGCTGCGCCATGTTTCCAGGATAATTCCTGGGCAGAGGACT GCAGTATTTCAGCGGTATCCTCGACCTGAGAAGGAATACCAATCATTTTCTCTTATACATAATGACAGATCCTTGGATTTG ATATGTAAAGATAAGGATGAAGCTGAGGTTTGGTTTGTTGGTTTAAAAGCTCTTATCGCGCGTGGTAGCCACAGGAAAGTAAGAAATGAAGCAAAGAGCGAAACTGCATCATCAGAAAGTCCTCGTGTTTGGAGGGTTTCGCGATCAAGTTCATTT TTTGCTCAGGATCTGGGCGAGCCCCAACGATTGGATAACACGCCTCATAGCAGATTAGGAAAAGTATTTGCTGAGGTTTTGTCGTTCACTGCTGCAAGCAAGAATCACCAACTGGCCGAGTCCCCTGCGCATGCTCTCACTCCGCAGTCTGCTGGAGCCGCAGAAAACTCAAATTCCCGAACTTCTGGGACTGAAACAATCAGGGTGAGCCTCTCTAGTGCTCTAAGTTCATCGAGTCAAGGTTCGTATAATGAGGATTTTGATAACTTGGGTGATGTTTTCATCTGGGGAGAAGGCACTGGCAGCGGAGTGATGGGAGGCGGTCTGATTAGAATTAAAGAATCGTCTAATAAGAAAACCGATGCTCTAGTGCCCAAGGCCTTGGAGTCGACAGGGGTACTTGATGTGCAACACATTGCTTGTGGGCAGAGGCACGCCGTTTTAGTCACTAAACAAGGGGAGATATTCAGCTGGGGCGAGGAGGCTGGAGGGAGGCTGGGGCATGGCATGGAAGCGGACATTTTCCACCCAAAGCTCGTTGAAACACTTAATGGGAAGAGCATTGAAATGGTAGCATGTGGTGATTATCATACCTGTGCAGTTACATTTTCGGGCGACCTGTACACTTGGGGCGATGGATCTTCTAGCTGTGGTTTGCTCGGGCACGGAAGTGATGTGAGTCACTGGATCCCCAAACGGGTCAATGGCCCTATTGACGGCTTCCAAATCACATTCGTCTCTTGTGGGCCTTGGCATACGGCTCTCCTTACCTCTACTGGCCACTTGTTTACATTTGGAGATGGAACGTTCGGTGCATTAGGCCATGGTGATCGTAGTGGAACCAGCATTCCACGAGAAGTGGAAGCTTTGAAGGGACTGCATGCACAGCATGTTGCTTGTGGTGTATGGCACACTGCAGCAGTTGTTAAACTAGTATCTGTATCTTGCACCACCGGGCAAGGGTCAAGCAATTCCTCTGCTGGAAAGCTGTACGCATGGGGGGACGGAGAATACGGGCAGCTAGGGCATGGTGACGATAAACCAAGGCTAGTTCCCGAACGTATATCTTCGTTGGTTGACATTGATTTTTCTCAGGTAGCCTGTGGGAACAACCTCACTGTTGCTCTAACCACCTCAGGAAAAGTATACACCATGGGAAAAGATGGAAAGGCTCCAACTTGTATAAAAGATAGCATTGCAAACTGTTGTGTGGAAGAGATTGCTTGTGGCTCACATCACATTGCAGTTTTGACTTCGAAAGCAGAAGTCTATACATGGGGTAAAGGTGCTAATGGTCAGCTTGGGCACGGTGACAACGAAGACAGAGACACACCCACACTTGTCACCTTCTTGAAGGAGAAGCAAGTGAAAAGCATAGCATGCGGCTCGAATTTCACTGCTGTGATATGCCTTCATAAATGGATATCTAGTGCAGATATCTCTGTGTGCTCTGGTTGTCATAACCCTTTCAATTTTATGCGAAAACGCCACAACTGTTACAACTGTGGGCTTGGCATTTGCACGGCATGCAGCACTAGGAAGTCGGTTAAAGCCTCGTTAGCTCCCAGCATGAACAAGCCGTATCGCGTTTGTGATGATTGTTTTACCAAATTGCAGAAGACCTCGGATTCTGCATCTGTTCCCCGTGTTCCTTATGTTAAAAGCGCAAGTACAGTACATAAGCTCAGTGATATCCCCGAACGGGAGAGTGGGATTCCCCGTTTGCCCGGAAGTATGTCCAGGCTTTCATTTACCGAGTCACTGAAGTGTGACAGAATGTCCTCATTCAGTGTGAAGCCTGAATCAGTTGATAACCGCGTCTTTCCTCTTCAGAATGGGAATATGCCGAGGCCTAGCACTTCTTCAAAATCGCCATCAAGCCCGCACGGGTCTTCACCGGGCTCGCTCTCATTTATCGTGCATGATTCTAGAGTATTTCCTCAGTCACCTTCCCCGGTACTAGGGAAGAGCCCTCGGAGGTCAGCAACCCCATCACCGTCTCCATCTCTCTCATTTCGAACACCTGAAGCGACTCCGGATGAACTAAGGAGTAGCAATGATAGCCTAAGCATGGAGGTCAAAAGTTTAAGGGCACAG GTGGAAAGACTTTCAACCAGATCACACTTTCTAGAATCTGAACTCGAAAGAAAATCACAGCAATTGAAGGAGGTGGCTGCGCGGGCAGCTGATGAAGCTGAGAAAAGCCAGGCCGCGAAAGAAGTGATTAAGTCGCTCACTGCTCAG TTAAAAGAGATGGCTGTGAGAGCACCAAAGAAACAAGTTGTGTGCAGCCACTTGGATAGTGAGGAGATGAGCAATGACACTAACGGTCCATCCAACGGGGGCGTTGTGACGATCAAACCTTCTCCAAAGAGCGAGCCTAGTGGCAGTTCATCTGCACCACTATCCAACGGTACTGAAGCCCAAGTACAGAAATCAGAGCGGACTATACAAGACGAGCCTGGCGTGTACATAACTCTTGCCTCATTGCAGAATGGCATCAATGAACTAAGACGAGTTCGATTCAG TAGGAGACAGTACACAGAGGAACAAGCAGAGAAGTGGTGGTCTGAAAATGGGACGAGGGTATGCGAGCAACACAACATCAGAACGACGTAG
- the LOC130995766 gene encoding protein GAMETE CELL DEFECTIVE 1, mitochondrial isoform X1 — MMMRRLASVVKTHNLNPNTAAVRPLSTKRTSKTGEEEWNDAWETAWLPDDLSGKSSRAPWESDVSFSLPAAAENPQTAISSPPEEIDTETKAFVEDMNDNWDQRKGKSAKKDSDRNAESSSTSSQSSSLYSLENIKRDYRLTKQKIHASLWAKEIEKQEEAKLGNFVSGADDIEKLLDSASEIFDSAPGNPKIGGSEFKNKPDGWETTSKNPDGNVWDMSQREEDILVQEFERRIAFNKFQVGTIQMPIYFFFVCVVISFQLPLNGFQIASFIKQHIFSRRRPVDGWKYMIEVIGPNAKKGKGSVARIPSVSDESTQPYREDKVPFAGTYPSQKRR, encoded by the exons ATGATGATGCGCAGACTAGCCTCCGTCGTGAAAACCCACAACCTAAACCCTAACACCGCCGCCGTCCGCCCTCTCTCGACCAAACGAACTTCCAAAACCGGTGAGGAAGAGTGGAATGACGCGTGGGAAACTGCCTGGCTTCCCGACGACCTCTCGGGCAAATCCTCCCGCGCCCCATGGGAATCTGACGTCAGCTTCTCCCTCCCTGCCGCCGCGGAGAATCCCCAAACTGCAATCTCCTCCCCGCCGGAAGAAATCGACACCGAGACCAAGGCTTTCGTGGAGGACATGAACGATAATTGGGACCAGAGGAAGGGCAAATCGGCGAAGAAGGATTCTGATCGAAATGCGGAATCCTCTTCCACCTCCTCCCAATCTTCTTCTCTCTACAGCTTAGAGAATATTAAGAGGGATTATCGGCTGACGAAGCAGAAAATCCACGCCAGCCTGTGGGCGAAGGAGATTGAGAAACAGGAGGAGGCTAAGTTGGGGAATTTCGTCTCCGGCGCCGACGACATCGAGAAATTGCTCGATAGCGCCTCCGA GATATTTGATTCTGCACCTGGAAACCCCAAAATTGGTGGCTCCGAGTTCAAAAACAAGCCTGATGGCTGGGAAACCACGTCGAAAAATCCAGATGGTAATGTATGGGATATGTCACAGAGGGAAGAAGACATCTTGGTTCAAGAGTTTGAGCGTCGCATTGCCTTCAATAAGTTCCAGGTTGGTACAATTCAAATGCCAATTTACTtcttttttgtttgtgttgttaTTTCATTTCAACTGCCTTTGAATGGATTTCAGATTGCAAGCTTCATAAAACAACACATATTTAGCCGAAGGAGGCCTGTGGATGGATGGAAATACATGATCGAAGTTATAGGGCCGAATGCAAAGAAAGGCAAGGGAAGTGTCGCAAGAATTCCTAGTGTCTCAGATGAATCAACTCAACCTTATAGAGAGGACAAGGTTCCTTTTGCCGGTACTTACCCTTCCCAAAAAAGGCGATGA